One Lytechinus variegatus isolate NC3 chromosome 11, Lvar_3.0, whole genome shotgun sequence DNA segment encodes these proteins:
- the LOC121423486 gene encoding uncharacterized protein LOC121423486: MAEKLVEDLVTGLTGALQGCRFTPSGRSTRLERFSGQGGISLTEWLEEVDLYCEQYQISETQKCGIIRANLEGAARKEVSCFSGTLDTKSIIELLQKHFGKKQTVQSLQQAFYDRIQREGESLMEFSRDLIFLYDKAIRLGNATQTSSLRGLREEALISQFVAGARSMSVRLELKRLHLSRTVNTFEEMREEARQLLGELDSLSSRRAVRELEVCQVSEAPTRTSGKCSHDRPATDSVLLATLDKIQNTLDILVQTKKTVVCGNCREPGHSKRTCPSVICYKCREAGHISIDCPAYRQLSVNGGQRPGNGLPPPLL; encoded by the coding sequence ATGGCTGAAAAGTTAGTGGAAGATTTAGTAACCGGTTTAACCGGAGCATTACAAGGGTGTAGGTTTACCCCTAGTGGTAGAAGTACCAGACTTGAGAGATTTTCTGGACAAGGTGGCATTTCCCTTACCGAATGGTTAGAAGAGGTAGATCTTTATTGTGAACAATATCAAATCTCTGAAACTCAAAAGTGCGGCATAATCAGAGCAAATTTGGAAGGTGCAGCACGTAAAGAAGTTAGTTGTTTTTCGGGGACATTGGATACTAAAAGTATTATTGAACTACTTCAAAAACACTTTGGGAAGAAACAAACTGTGCAATCTTTGCAGCAAGCCTTTTATGATCGAATCCAGCGGGAGGGCGAGTCGCTAATGGAATTTAGTAGGGATCTTATTTTCCTCTATGATAAAGCAATAAGGTTAGGAAATGCAACTCAAACGTCATCTTTGCGGGGACTTAGAGAAGAAGCTCTCATTTCACAGTTCGTAGCTGGCGCGCGGAGCATGTCGGTTAGGTTAGAACTTAAACGCTTACATCTCTCTCGTACAGTAAATACATTCGAAGAGATGAGGGAAGAGGCTCGTCAGTTATTAGGGGAATTGGATTCCTTGAGCTCCAGACGGGCAGTCCGGGAATTAGAGGTTTGCCAAGTATCAGAGGCACCGACCCGGACATCGGGTAAGTGTTCTCACGATAGGCCTGCCACTGATTCTGTGCTGCTCGCTACGCTTGATAAAATTCAGAATACTTTAGATATATTAGTTCAAACTAAAAAAACGGTTGTTTGTGGAAATTGTAGAGAACCCGGTCATTCAAAACGAACATGTCCATCTGTAATTTGTTACAAGTGTAGGGAGGCAGGACACATTTCTATAGATTGTCCAGCTTATAGACAGCTTTCTGTGAATGGGGGGCAAAGACCGGGAAACGGGCTACCTCCCCCACTGTTGTAG